One segment of Bradyrhizobium sp. WD16 DNA contains the following:
- a CDS encoding NAD-dependent epimerase/dehydratase family protein — MKGKRVLVTGGAGFIGSHIVDLLCDEGCIEIVALDNMVRGRPENLKRASTRGPVRLVHGDIRDGKLLGPLVRAADIVFHQAALRITHCAAEPRLAMEVMVQATFDLLELCVQHNVEKVVAASSASVYGMAEEFPTTERQNPYDNRTLYGAAKAFNEGLLRAFNDMHGLDYVAFRYFNVYGDRMDIHGRYTEVLIRWMERLEAGLPPIIFGDGQQTMDFVHVRDVARANILGARANSTDEVFNVASGTETSLLQLARTLSMVMGHRELVPEFAPERSVNPVPRRLASTGKSERLLGFRATVPLEQGLAELVKWWRTERGSFAAVRRQEAVAS; from the coding sequence CTGAAGGGGAAGCGCGTTCTGGTCACCGGCGGAGCCGGGTTCATCGGCTCGCATATCGTGGACCTGTTGTGCGACGAGGGCTGTATCGAGATCGTCGCTCTGGATAACATGGTCAGAGGACGGCCGGAGAACCTCAAGCGTGCGTCGACACGCGGACCGGTCCGTCTCGTTCATGGCGACATCCGCGACGGCAAGCTGCTCGGCCCCCTGGTCCGGGCAGCGGATATCGTCTTCCATCAGGCTGCGTTGCGCATCACCCATTGCGCCGCCGAGCCGCGCCTCGCGATGGAGGTTATGGTGCAGGCGACGTTCGATCTGCTGGAGCTCTGCGTCCAGCACAATGTCGAGAAGGTCGTCGCCGCGTCGTCGGCATCGGTCTACGGCATGGCCGAGGAGTTTCCGACCACGGAGCGCCAGAACCCTTATGATAACCGGACCCTCTACGGGGCTGCCAAGGCGTTCAACGAGGGCCTTCTTCGCGCCTTCAACGACATGCACGGGCTCGACTACGTCGCCTTCAGATATTTCAATGTCTACGGCGATCGCATGGACATCCACGGCCGCTATACCGAGGTGCTGATCCGCTGGATGGAGAGGCTGGAGGCCGGCCTGCCGCCGATCATCTTCGGCGATGGTCAGCAGACCATGGACTTCGTCCACGTTCGCGACGTCGCCCGCGCCAACATTCTCGGCGCCAGGGCCAATTCGACCGATGAGGTGTTCAACGTGGCGAGCGGAACCGAGACCAGTCTCTTGCAGCTGGCGAGAACGCTGTCGATGGTGATGGGCCATCGCGAGCTGGTGCCGGAATTCGCGCCGGAGCGATCGGTCAATCCGGTGCCGCGACGTCTCGCCTCCACGGGAAAGTCGGAGCGCCTGCTCGGCTTCCGCGCCACCGTGCCGCTTGAACAGGGTTTGGCCGAACTCGTCAAATGGTGGCGGACGGAACGCGGCTCCTTCGCGGCCGTGCGCCGGCAAGAGGCGGTGGCCTCGTGA
- a CDS encoding DegT/DnrJ/EryC1/StrS family aminotransferase has protein sequence MIPIAMPLLAEDEADAARAAVLSGWVSQGPQVSAFERDFAVLVGAEHACAVSNCTTALHLALTALDIGAGDEVITASHSFIASANCIRYCGATPVFVDIDPDTYNIDPVKVAEAITPRTRAIIAIHQMGMPCDLAALGALANRHGVVLIEDAACAAGSQIRINGEWDRIGRPHGAIACFSFHPRKVITTGEGGMLTTADAELDRKFRLLRQHGMSVPDTVRHGSPKVIFEDYVVVGFNYRMTDIQASIGRKQLERLPELVSRRRALASRYTELLGNIEGLHLPFEPDWARSNWQSYCVRLPGRVEQRTVMQKLLDQGIATRRGIMCSHREAPYAGTVCLHDLRQSELAQDHAILLPLYAQMTEDDQVQVATALRAELGC, from the coding sequence GTGATCCCGATCGCGATGCCGCTGCTGGCGGAGGACGAAGCCGATGCGGCCCGGGCGGCGGTGCTGTCCGGCTGGGTGTCGCAAGGTCCGCAGGTGTCGGCCTTCGAGCGCGACTTCGCGGTTCTGGTCGGCGCCGAGCATGCCTGCGCCGTGTCCAATTGCACCACCGCCCTGCATCTTGCCCTGACCGCCCTGGACATCGGGGCCGGTGACGAAGTGATCACCGCCAGCCATTCGTTCATCGCCTCCGCCAACTGCATCCGATATTGCGGCGCCACGCCGGTTTTCGTCGACATCGACCCGGATACCTACAACATAGATCCGGTCAAGGTGGCCGAGGCGATCACGCCGCGGACACGCGCCATTATCGCCATTCACCAGATGGGCATGCCGTGCGACCTCGCTGCGCTCGGCGCCCTGGCGAACCGTCACGGGGTCGTCCTGATCGAGGACGCGGCTTGCGCCGCGGGCAGCCAGATTCGCATCAACGGCGAATGGGACCGGATCGGCAGGCCGCACGGTGCGATCGCCTGCTTCTCGTTTCATCCCCGCAAGGTGATCACCACCGGGGAGGGCGGGATGCTCACCACGGCGGATGCCGAGCTCGACCGCAAATTCAGGCTTCTGCGGCAACACGGCATGAGCGTTCCCGACACCGTCCGGCACGGCTCGCCAAAGGTGATCTTCGAGGACTATGTCGTCGTCGGTTTCAATTATCGCATGACCGACATCCAGGCCTCGATCGGGCGCAAGCAGCTCGAGCGGCTGCCCGAATTGGTGTCGCGCCGCCGGGCGCTTGCATCCCGCTATACCGAACTGCTGGGCAATATCGAGGGCCTGCACCTGCCATTCGAGCCGGACTGGGCGCGGTCGAATTGGCAGAGCTATTGTGTGCGTCTGCCCGGGCGGGTCGAGCAGCGGACGGTGATGCAGAAGCTGCTCGACCAGGGCATCGCGACGCGCCGTGGAATCATGTGCTCGCACCGCGAAGCGCCTTATGCCGGCACCGTGTGCCTCCACGATCTGCGCCAATCCGAGCTCGCCCAGGATCATGCGATCCTGCTGCCGCTCTATGCGCAGATGACCGAGGACGATCAGGTCCAGGTCGCGACTGCACTGCGGGCCGAATTGGGCTGCTAG
- a CDS encoding glycosyltransferase family 4 protein, with amino-acid sequence MAGRRLVGPVLEDAAGMKVLVYPHSMEMGGSQLNAVQVAGAIRSRGHDVTVVSEAGPLVGRVKAMGLAHIEVPQHRARPSPAVIRMLGDLVRHHAVDVVHGHEWPPIIEAFLGVDLPGRAAVVGTVMSMSVAPFLPRSVPLTVGTEMIRQAAAADGYRQVALLEPPVDTRADHPSFDGSDFRISHGIAPDEVLLAMICRLVPDLKLEGLLSACDAIGDLALAGLPVRLVVIGDGPARDQVAMQAAKVNASVGRMVVLLAGEMADPRPGYAAADIIVGQGGSALRGMAFGKPLVVVGENGFSELLTPDSAPIFLRQGWYGLGPGSRGAGVAALRSVLEPVVASAPRRRALGIFGRRLVEQRFSLDHAARTMEETYLSAIRNRASAGQRLVEAARCGVGVARYKLQRKYRRWLGTASTDDGNARAMIAAILSPGHGAAPAAPAGSQDAATGMPRPN; translated from the coding sequence ATGGCTGGCCGGCGGCTTGTCGGGCCGGTCTTGGAGGACGCGGCAGGCATGAAGGTGCTCGTCTACCCGCATTCCATGGAAATGGGCGGATCGCAGCTCAACGCGGTGCAGGTGGCCGGGGCGATCCGCAGTCGCGGCCACGACGTCACCGTCGTCTCCGAGGCTGGTCCCCTGGTCGGACGGGTCAAGGCCATGGGGCTCGCGCACATCGAAGTTCCACAACACCGGGCGCGTCCCTCGCCGGCGGTGATCCGCATGCTCGGCGATCTCGTGCGCCATCACGCCGTGGACGTCGTGCACGGCCATGAATGGCCGCCCATCATCGAGGCCTTTCTTGGCGTCGACCTGCCGGGACGGGCGGCCGTCGTCGGCACCGTGATGTCGATGTCGGTAGCGCCGTTCCTGCCGCGGAGCGTGCCGCTGACCGTCGGCACGGAGATGATCCGGCAAGCGGCCGCAGCGGACGGGTATCGGCAAGTCGCGCTGCTCGAGCCGCCCGTCGACACGCGGGCCGACCATCCCTCGTTCGACGGCAGCGATTTCCGCATCTCGCACGGCATCGCACCCGACGAGGTTCTGCTCGCCATGATCTGCCGCCTGGTGCCTGATCTCAAGCTCGAGGGACTGCTGTCGGCTTGCGATGCAATTGGCGATCTCGCGCTCGCGGGCCTGCCCGTCCGGCTGGTCGTGATCGGCGACGGGCCGGCACGCGACCAGGTGGCGATGCAGGCGGCGAAGGTCAACGCGAGCGTCGGCCGGATGGTGGTTCTGCTCGCCGGCGAGATGGCCGACCCGCGCCCCGGCTATGCCGCCGCCGATATCATCGTTGGCCAGGGCGGCTCCGCATTGCGCGGCATGGCCTTCGGCAAGCCTCTGGTGGTGGTCGGCGAGAATGGTTTCAGCGAATTGCTGACACCGGACAGCGCGCCGATCTTTCTGCGTCAGGGCTGGTACGGGCTCGGCCCCGGTTCGCGCGGCGCCGGCGTGGCCGCGCTGCGGTCGGTTCTCGAACCGGTGGTCGCATCGGCTCCGCGGCGGCGTGCTCTCGGAATCTTCGGAAGACGGCTGGTCGAGCAGCGTTTCAGCCTGGACCACGCCGCGCGGACGATGGAAGAGACGTATCTGTCAGCGATCCGCAACCGCGCCTCGGCCGGACAGCGGCTGGTTGAGGCTGCCCGCTGCGGAGTGGGCGTCGCCCGCTACAAGCTGCAGCGGAAATATCGACGCTGGCTCGGTACGGCTTCGACCGACGATGGCAATGCCCGCGCCATGATCGCCGCCATCCTGTCGCCCGGGCACGGGGCAGCACCGGCGGCGCCGGCCGGCAGTCAAGATGCTGCGACCGGCATGCCGCGCCCGAATTGA
- a CDS encoding bifunctional 2-polyprenyl-6-hydroxyphenol methylase/3-demethylubiquinol 3-O-methyltransferase UbiG — protein sequence MSMTARKGGAAAPRVLVAIASYGSSNDRYLERIIREYRAMAFDIDIVVLSNIDKTPAPGIECRVGLPARDPWSLPFAHKKLFADRCDRYDLFIYSEDDILISERSLCAWREVTAQLAEDEVAGFLRIEFGNDGERNYPDAHGHFHWDPASVRRRGDYTLAHFTNEHAACYVLTREQLRKALKSGGFDVAPHEGKYDLLCTAATDPYTQCGLTKLIPVSHLDEFTVHHMSNRYVGKMGLTAREFGRQADALLQIAAGASRQRSLFPTETRLWRGAYSKDYYEPVMEQVTSLIPRSARNVLSIGCGRGASETRLAASGLAVTAIPLDSVICRAAAETGVEIIDPDFSSAGASLDGRRFDCVLILNVLHLVHDPVEVLSLFGGLLSPAATVIIQSPNMSNLPAIWRQIRDRRLEMPRSYETAGAHFSSPGSIAKWCRQAGLAVERTAEVLHRRVEAYDGIIPAIARRALASDIIAVARSRGDARERVAGPEQLT from the coding sequence ATGAGCATGACGGCCAGGAAGGGTGGTGCGGCGGCGCCTCGGGTATTGGTCGCCATCGCGAGCTACGGCTCGTCGAACGACCGCTATCTCGAACGGATCATCCGCGAATACAGGGCGATGGCCTTCGATATCGACATCGTCGTGTTGTCGAACATCGACAAGACGCCTGCACCCGGCATCGAATGCCGCGTCGGCCTGCCCGCCAGGGATCCGTGGTCGCTGCCCTTCGCCCACAAGAAGTTGTTCGCCGACCGGTGCGATCGCTACGACCTCTTCATCTATTCCGAAGACGACATTCTGATCAGCGAACGAAGCCTTTGTGCCTGGCGCGAGGTGACCGCGCAGCTCGCGGAGGACGAGGTCGCAGGTTTCTTGCGGATCGAGTTCGGAAACGATGGTGAGCGGAACTATCCCGATGCCCATGGTCATTTCCACTGGGATCCAGCCTCTGTCCGCCGGCGAGGCGACTATACGCTGGCGCATTTCACCAACGAGCACGCGGCCTGCTACGTGCTCACCCGCGAGCAACTGCGCAAGGCGCTGAAATCCGGCGGCTTCGACGTCGCCCCGCACGAGGGAAAATACGATCTGCTGTGCACGGCGGCGACCGATCCATATACCCAGTGCGGGCTGACCAAGCTGATTCCGGTTTCGCACCTCGATGAATTCACCGTCCACCACATGTCCAACCGCTATGTCGGGAAAATGGGGCTGACGGCCAGGGAGTTCGGCAGGCAGGCGGATGCCCTGCTGCAGATCGCGGCAGGCGCCTCCCGGCAACGATCGCTGTTTCCGACCGAAACGCGGCTTTGGCGCGGCGCCTATTCCAAGGACTACTACGAGCCGGTCATGGAGCAGGTCACCTCGCTGATCCCGCGCTCGGCCCGCAACGTGCTCTCCATAGGCTGCGGCCGGGGCGCGAGCGAAACGCGGCTGGCGGCGTCGGGACTGGCGGTCACGGCCATTCCACTCGACAGCGTCATCTGCCGGGCAGCTGCGGAAACGGGCGTCGAGATCATCGACCCGGACTTTTCGTCTGCCGGGGCAAGTCTGGATGGCCGGCGGTTCGACTGCGTACTGATCTTGAATGTGCTGCACCTCGTGCACGATCCCGTCGAGGTGTTGTCGCTGTTTGGCGGCCTGCTGTCGCCTGCGGCGACGGTGATTATCCAGAGCCCCAACATGTCCAATCTCCCGGCGATCTGGCGGCAGATCCGCGACCGCCGGCTCGAAATGCCGCGCAGCTATGAGACGGCGGGCGCCCACTTCTCTTCCCCGGGCTCCATCGCGAAATGGTGCAGGCAGGCCGGTCTGGCCGTGGAACGAACTGCCGAGGTCCTGCACCGGCGCGTCGAGGCCTATGACGGCATCATTCCAGCGATCGCGCGGCGCGCGCTTGCTTCGGACATCATCGCCGTCGCAAGAAGCCGAGGTGATGCGCGCGAGCGTGTCGCCGGCCCGGAGCAGCTGACGTGA
- a CDS encoding O-antigen ligase, giving the protein MLLAAAWMLVAASATAGMGSLASPAAESLQFLFSYIVGRAFFFRPPALNTFIRVLKILTIAMILIAAAENIAGRWLAHEAAASIFGTTPLGAVFRGNTIRATSTLDHPILFGVFCALVNAILLLWERSAGRRLLFSVICLAGCVLSQSSAALMAYVLGVAAYVYDRQMRQTPARWTIFWVLFGGAIGAVFLVTEHPIGWLVSHLTLDPETGYYRMLIWDAALERIGQSPLTGYSFQLFNENILDSTVDCVWLVEALRFGIPASAFLFLANMAAIWPAGRRKAPSADEFDQRMNLAFAIVLLLFVFSGITVHFWNYMWIFWGLCIGIKASLRERAVSR; this is encoded by the coding sequence GTGCTGCTCGCCGCGGCGTGGATGCTCGTCGCCGCATCGGCCACGGCAGGCATGGGATCGCTGGCGTCGCCGGCTGCGGAGAGCCTGCAGTTCCTGTTCAGCTACATCGTCGGCAGAGCGTTCTTCTTCCGGCCGCCGGCCCTCAATACGTTCATTCGCGTTCTCAAGATTCTCACGATCGCGATGATCCTGATCGCAGCCGCCGAAAATATCGCCGGCCGCTGGCTGGCTCACGAGGCGGCGGCGTCGATTTTCGGCACCACGCCGCTGGGGGCGGTGTTTCGCGGCAATACCATTCGTGCGACCTCGACGCTCGATCACCCGATCCTGTTCGGAGTGTTTTGCGCGCTCGTCAATGCGATCCTGTTGCTGTGGGAGCGGAGCGCGGGGCGTCGCCTGTTGTTCTCGGTGATCTGCCTGGCGGGATGCGTCCTCTCGCAATCTTCGGCGGCGCTCATGGCCTATGTGCTCGGCGTGGCCGCCTATGTCTATGATCGCCAGATGCGGCAGACGCCGGCGCGATGGACGATTTTCTGGGTCCTGTTTGGTGGTGCGATCGGCGCGGTCTTCCTGGTTACCGAGCATCCGATCGGCTGGCTGGTCTCGCACCTCACATTGGATCCCGAGACAGGGTACTATCGCATGCTGATCTGGGATGCGGCGCTTGAGCGGATTGGCCAGAGTCCGTTAACCGGATATTCGTTCCAGCTCTTCAACGAAAACATCCTGGATTCCACTGTCGACTGCGTTTGGCTGGTCGAGGCGCTGCGGTTCGGAATTCCCGCCAGCGCATTTCTGTTTCTGGCGAACATGGCGGCGATCTGGCCTGCCGGCAGGCGCAAGGCGCCTTCGGCCGACGAGTTCGATCAGCGGATGAATCTGGCCTTCGCCATTGTCCTGCTGCTGTTCGTTTTCAGCGGCATCACCGTTCATTTCTGGAACTACATGTGGATATTCTGGGGATTGTGCATCGGTATCAAGGCGTCGCTGCGAGAAAGAGCGGTTTCGCGTTAG
- a CDS encoding FkbM family methyltransferase, translating into MSWIVAAAIAAAPGLSGRAEQIRRRADYLIRHYLTSLILIATDIKFPPGHRLGRSRLPGACPMTITLEFKPTSAKALARFLYARIPGAARVRFAIKDLATRYVSKPEFDGVARLALGEGLIVDVGANRGQSVAAFRRLLPRCPVVAFEPEPRSADRLASRFGADRNVTIHICALGRRPGQLRFFVPRYGRWDCDGMAAMSRNEATEWLRDRGRMFRFDERKLTVEEYQVQCRTLDSFGLSPRLLKLHAQGAELDILNGATETLRRCRPALMCAFPTPELIEFLDTFDYSPHALEGGNFTPGVAGKGTTFTWFLPRSGLRANAKPLFLAATP; encoded by the coding sequence TTGTCGTGGATCGTTGCGGCCGCCATCGCTGCTGCCCCGGGGTTGTCAGGCCGCGCCGAACAGATCAGACGCCGCGCCGATTATTTAATTCGACATTATTTGACCAGCCTGATATTAATTGCAACAGATATTAAATTCCCGCCTGGACACCGGCTGGGGCGGAGCCGTCTTCCCGGGGCCTGTCCGATGACGATTACCCTCGAATTCAAGCCCACGAGTGCGAAAGCGCTCGCGCGTTTTCTCTACGCCCGGATTCCCGGCGCGGCCCGCGTCCGGTTCGCCATCAAGGACCTCGCCACCCGCTATGTCTCGAAGCCGGAATTCGACGGCGTCGCCCGGCTGGCGCTCGGCGAGGGCCTGATCGTCGACGTCGGCGCCAACCGCGGCCAAAGCGTCGCCGCCTTCAGGCGGCTGCTGCCCCGATGCCCCGTCGTCGCCTTCGAGCCGGAGCCTCGATCGGCCGACCGGCTGGCATCACGCTTTGGCGCCGACAGGAATGTGACGATTCACATCTGCGCGCTGGGGCGACGGCCCGGGCAGCTGCGCTTCTTCGTTCCCCGCTACGGGAGATGGGATTGCGACGGCATGGCCGCCATGAGCCGGAACGAAGCGACCGAGTGGCTGCGCGATCGCGGCCGCATGTTTCGGTTCGACGAACGCAAGCTGACCGTCGAGGAATATCAGGTGCAGTGCCGGACGCTCGATTCGTTCGGCCTGTCGCCCCGACTACTCAAGCTGCATGCCCAGGGCGCCGAGCTCGACATCCTCAACGGCGCGACCGAGACCTTGCGCCGGTGCCGGCCGGCACTGATGTGCGCCTTTCCGACGCCAGAGCTGATCGAATTTCTCGACACCTTCGATTACAGCCCGCACGCACTCGAAGGCGGGAACTTCACTCCAGGCGTCGCCGGCAAAGGCACCACCTTCACCTGGTTCCTGCCCCGATCCGGCTTGAGAGCTAACGCGAAACCGCTCTTTCTCGCAGCGACGCCTTGA
- a CDS encoding glycosyltransferase family 2 protein: protein MAAATIHDKVAVLIVGFHNPDDIARCLTALSKAGGSPAFDIFICENGGPDAYDRLIHQLTAIGGCCAGVAGVGVTSAAPETFLATRRLKLLTRPSDVLVGCATGNLGYAGGINAWLRELVNRNGWKGIWILNPDTEPAPDALAALVARAEVGGKGMVGSTILEAGRDDVVRFRGGLHWHKLGARAIAIGLSDQIDAPFDLSAVERAMDSPSGASMYVTRRCIEQIGLMDESYFLFFEDLDWGVRAKKLGLGYASASIVAHQRGTTTGSAGHLTALSRLAVYLQHRNAIHFVRRHHPWTLPVLVAISTLQAFRFLLHRAPRNCLAAIEGTVAGLRGEKGPPSWHRNAA from the coding sequence ATGGCGGCCGCAACGATCCACGACAAGGTCGCGGTTCTGATTGTCGGATTCCATAATCCCGACGACATCGCCCGGTGCCTCACCGCGTTGTCGAAAGCCGGCGGCTCGCCCGCCTTCGACATCTTCATCTGTGAGAACGGCGGGCCGGATGCCTATGACCGGCTGATCCATCAGCTGACGGCGATCGGCGGTTGTTGCGCAGGGGTGGCCGGGGTGGGCGTGACAAGCGCGGCGCCGGAGACATTCCTGGCAACGCGGCGGCTCAAGCTGCTGACGAGGCCCTCGGACGTCCTGGTCGGATGCGCGACCGGCAATCTCGGCTATGCCGGGGGAATCAACGCCTGGCTACGCGAACTCGTCAATCGAAACGGCTGGAAAGGCATCTGGATCCTCAATCCCGACACCGAGCCGGCGCCGGATGCGCTGGCTGCGTTGGTCGCCCGGGCGGAAGTCGGCGGCAAGGGAATGGTCGGCAGCACGATTCTCGAAGCGGGACGGGACGACGTCGTCCGCTTTCGCGGCGGGCTCCACTGGCACAAGCTGGGCGCAAGGGCGATCGCCATCGGACTGTCGGACCAGATCGACGCGCCGTTCGATCTGTCGGCGGTCGAACGGGCGATGGACAGTCCGTCGGGCGCCTCGATGTACGTGACGAGACGCTGCATCGAGCAGATCGGGCTGATGGACGAGAGCTATTTCCTGTTCTTCGAAGACCTGGACTGGGGCGTGCGGGCGAAGAAGCTCGGCCTCGGCTATGCGAGCGCGTCCATCGTCGCTCACCAGCGCGGGACCACGACCGGCTCGGCCGGGCATCTCACGGCGCTGTCCCGGCTCGCCGTCTATCTGCAGCATCGGAACGCCATTCATTTCGTTCGCCGGCATCATCCTTGGACATTGCCCGTCTTGGTCGCCATTTCGACCCTGCAGGCGTTTCGATTTCTGCTGCACCGCGCGCCGCGCAACTGCCTTGCGGCCATCGAAGGCACAGTGGCTGGGCTTCGAGGCGAGAAAGGCCCGCCGAGTTGGCATCGGAATGCGGCTTGA
- a CDS encoding right-handed parallel beta-helix repeat-containing protein, with product MRTARWWVPPLLGAAMALLGWGRTPVLDEDAAAAGRDGGAPASAHWPDDANTGVPAGTALKPHGPLVVTAAGSIIADLDIQGSVVIKAADVVLKSSRIRSASYDVVRIMPGLSGVIIQDCEIDGVGTGNDGSSGIRGAGSFLRNNIHDVENGITLDGSAAIKDNYIHDLRASGAPHYDGIQIDGDVSDVVISHNTVINSYGQTSAVMIDNYFGPIANIQVDNNRLVGGGYTVYSDGQFRQDPISGVAFVDNRLGKGHLGYSSFVRNQPDWRGNVDDATGRPLGSQ from the coding sequence ATGAGGACGGCGCGATGGTGGGTGCCGCCGCTGTTGGGAGCGGCCATGGCGCTGCTCGGATGGGGACGGACGCCGGTCCTGGACGAGGACGCCGCGGCGGCCGGCCGGGATGGTGGTGCGCCTGCGAGCGCGCATTGGCCCGATGATGCCAACACCGGCGTTCCGGCAGGGACCGCGCTCAAGCCGCACGGTCCGCTGGTCGTGACCGCGGCGGGAAGCATCATCGCCGATCTCGACATTCAAGGATCTGTCGTCATCAAGGCCGCTGACGTCGTGTTGAAGAGTTCGCGGATTCGCAGCGCGAGTTACGACGTCGTCCGGATCATGCCGGGCCTGTCCGGGGTGATCATCCAGGACTGCGAGATCGACGGCGTCGGCACCGGCAATGATGGATCGAGCGGCATCCGCGGCGCCGGCTCATTTCTGCGTAACAACATCCACGACGTCGAAAACGGCATCACGCTGGATGGCAGCGCGGCAATCAAGGACAACTATATCCACGACCTGCGGGCATCCGGGGCACCGCACTATGACGGCATCCAGATCGACGGAGATGTCTCCGACGTGGTTATCAGCCATAACACCGTCATCAACTCGTACGGGCAGACATCGGCGGTGATGATCGACAATTATTTCGGTCCGATCGCCAACATCCAGGTCGACAACAATCGGCTGGTCGGCGGCGGCTATACGGTCTATTCGGACGGTCAATTCAGGCAGGACCCGATTTCGGGCGTCGCGTTCGTCGATAATCGACTGGGCAAGGGGCATTTGGGCTACAGTTCGTTCGTCAGAAACCAGCCGGACTGGCGCGGCAATGTCGACGACGCGACGGGCCGGCCCCTGGGCTCGCAGTGA